A single Cannabis sativa cultivar Pink pepper isolate KNU-18-1 chromosome 7, ASM2916894v1, whole genome shotgun sequence DNA region contains:
- the LOC133029199 gene encoding reticulon-like protein B1 yields MGIWVYDSESEQVKPESPSSVKTKIFRLFGREIPVHQVFGGGKPADVLLWRNKKISASFLGSVTVAWIFFELLEYHLLTLVCHILIAALGLLFLWSKAHTFINKSPPRIPQVQILEDPFLQVVSALTIEINRGFAVLRDIASGKDLKKFLMVCYFPSSLCEIEISIFKLMLL; encoded by the exons ATGGGTATTTGGGTATATGACTCTGAATCGGAGCAAGTGAAACCGGAATCTCCGTCTTCTGTTAAGACTAAGATTTTCAGGCTTTTTGGGCGAGAAATACCAGTTCACCAAGTTTTCGGTGGAGGAAAAC CTGCCGATGTGCTATTGTGGAGAAACAAGAAGATTTCAGCAAGCTTTCTTGGGAGTGTGACAGTAGCTTGGATCTTCTTTGAATTGCTCGAATACCATCTACTTACTCTTGTTTGTCACATTTTGATTGCTGCACTTGGTCTCTTGTTCTTGTGGTCAAAGGCACATACCTTTATCAACAA GAGTCCACCTCGCATCCCACAAGTACAGATTCTGGAAGATCCATTTCTTCAGGTTGTTTCTGCTCTTACTATTGAAATCAATCGGGGTTTTGCAGTCTTACGTGATATTGCATCTGGAAAGGACTTGAAAAAGTTTCTCATGGTTTGTTATTTTCCATCAAGTTTATGTGAGATTGAAATAtccatttttaagttaatgttgCTTTAA
- the LOC115697460 gene encoding CBL-interacting serine/threonine-protein kinase 14: MPELSGFDITGNGDVSSSEKVLFGKYELGKLLGVGAFAKVYHARNIHTGQSVAIKSVSKTKVEKASCTAHVKREISIMRQLHHPNIVKLLEVMASKTKIYFVMEFAKGGELFTKVAKGRFSEDLSRRYFQQLISAVGYCHSRGVFHRDLKPENLLLDENWELKVSDFGLSAVSDSIQSDGLLHTLCGTPAYVAPEILSKKGYDGAKVDVWTCGIILFVLTSGYLPFNDPNLMVMYRKIYKGEFRYPKWTPPDLKRFISRLLDINPKTRITVDEIIKDPWFKKGYRERKFHMEDLSAKDYFMGTGENNINNIKSFNAFDIISLSSGFNLSGLFSDSDDVSESEERFVSAETPRRVVERVEEVARGANLSVKRNNNDDDWWAKLEGYNGNFVARLEVHRLTEELVLVEFKLREREVGILGLKIWKNKLRPKLEDLVCQPEQSVTGN; this comes from the coding sequence atgccgGAATTAAGTGGATTTGATATTACCGGCAACGGCGATGTTTCATCATCGGAAAAGGTGTTGTTCGGGAAATACGAGCTCGGAAAGCTTCTCGGCGTTGGAGCCTTCGCGAAGGTTTACCATGCGAGAAATATTCATACGGGACAGAGCGTGGCGATCAAATCGGTGAGCAAGACGAAGGTTGAGAAAGCGAGCTGCACGGCGCACGTTAAGAGAGAAATCTCTATCATGCGCCAGCTTCACCACCCTAACATCGTGAAGCTTCTAGAAGTTATGGCTTCGAAGACGAAGATCTATTTCGTTATGGAGTTCGCTAAAGGAGGAGAGCTTTTCACGAAGGTAGCGAAAGGAAGATTCAGCGAAGATCTCAGCCGTAGGTATTTCCAACAATTGATCTCAGCCGTCGGTTACTGCCACTCGCGTGGCGTATTCCACCGCGATCTGAAACCCGAGAATCTCCTCCTCGACGAGAATTGGGAACTTAAAGTCTCGGATTTCGGGTTAAGTGCGGTTTCGGATTCGATCCAATCCGATGGGTTGCTCCACACGCTTTGCGGTACACCTGCTTACGTGGCACCAGAGATTCTCTCAAAGAAAGGTTACGATGGTGCCAAGGTGGACGTTTGGACATGTGGCATAATCCTATTCGTTCTCACCTCGGGTTATTTGCCGTTTAACGATCCTAACTTAATGGTGATGTACCGGAAAATTTACAAGGGAGAATTTCGGTACCCGAAGTGGACCCCACCCGATTTAAAACGGTTTATTTCTCGGTTACTTGATATAAACCCGAAGACGAGAATAACCGTAGATGAAATAATCAAGGACCCTTGGTTCAAAAAGGGCTatagagaaagaaaatttcacATGGAGGACTTATCAGCAAAAGATTATTTTATGGGAACCGGAGAGAATAACATCAATAATATTAAGAGCTTTAATGCTTTTGATATAATATCACTTTCCTCCGGTTTCAATCTCTCCGGTTTGTTCAGTGATTCCGACGATGTATCGGAAAGCGAGGAGCGTTTCGTGTCGGCGGAGACTCCCCGGAGAGTGGTGGAGAGAGTGGAAGAGGTGGCTAGAGGGGCAAATTTGAGTGTGAAGAGGaataataatgatgatgattGGTGGGCTAAATTAGAAGGGTATAATGGTAATTTCGTAGCGAGATTGGAGGTACACCGGTTAACGGAAGAACTGGTTTTGGTTGAGTTTAAGTTGAGGGAAAGAGAAGTTGGAATACTTGGcttaaaaatttggaaaaataaGCTGAGACCTAAACTTGAAGATTTGGTTTGTCAACCGGAACAGTCGGTCACCGGTAACTAA